The DNA sequence AACAAATAATTTCGGCTCTGACAAGAATATTTTTCTTGTAGACAAAGTACCCCATTACTTGTTTTATCATTTATTACAGCCGCAGCTTACAGCAGCTATATCTTCTTTGGTTTTCCTCTTATAGCCGTGTCTTCTGGCAATGCAAAAAAGCTCGTCGCCACCCATTTTTTCTGCTGCTGTTTCTTCGCCGTTAGCAACTTTTATGACAAGCTCAAAAAGTCTCTTGCCTGCATCTTTGACAGATTCACCGTTGGATATTATTCCGCTTGCGTCGAAGTCAAAATCCTCTTCCATACTTGCATATGTCTTTGCATTTCCGGTCACCTTGATAACCGGGGCAATCGGATGTCCTGTAGGAGTTCCGCGTCCTGTGGTAAAAGCAACAAGTTGCGCCCCGCAGCCAACCATGCCGGTTACTACTTCTGCATCATGACTTTCGTATTTCATAAGAAAGAGGCCCTTCCTGCCCTTTTCAGGTCTTATCGCATAATCAAGCACATCTACAAGCGGACTTGTACCAGACTTATGCACTCCACCCAACGCCTTTTCAACTATGGAACTGACTCCTCCGTCAAAGTTACCCGGCGAAATAAGCTGATTGCGGTTCGCCCCAAGAGAGCTGTCAAGTCCGCTGCGCATAACGTCCTCAATCTCATAAATGGCATCATATACTTTATCAGCTACTTCTTTATTGACAGCGCGTTTTGCAAGGATATCCTCCGTACCGAGCAGTTCGTTGCACTCCGAAAATATTGTGCTGCCCCCGTTCGCAATCAGAATATCCGACATCTCGCCGACCGCGGGGTTTGCAGCCAGTCCGCTCGTCGCATCAGTCCCGCCGCATTTTGTGCCAATAATCAGTTCCGCTATATCACACGGCTCTCTCTTAACTTCTTTTAACTGTCCAGCCAGCTTTATTCCTGCCTCAACCGCTCTTCTGACCGTGTTTGCAACACCGCCCTCTTCCTGAATGACAAAAAGTTCAACCGGTTTTCCGCTGGCTTTGACCGCATCATAAAGTTCACGCGGGTCAAAACGCTCACAGCCAAGCCCTATTACCAGCACAGCTCCTACGTTGGGATGAGTTCCCATGGCTTTCAGTGTTCTGCCTGTCAGTTCAAGATCAAACCCGACCTGGCTGCACCCGACCGGATGCCGCATGGCCACGGCACCGGGAAGTTGAGCGGCAATTCTTTCGACGGTACGGTTGGCACAGAAAACCGAAGGTATGACAGCAAGGTAATTCCTTATACCGACACTGCCGTCAGCACGTCTGTATCCGTTAAATGTACTTACCATCTTTTCACCGCCTATCTTGTCCCGCGCAGACAACTCATATTGTGGTTGTGTATCCATGTGCCCTTGGGAGCATCCTTCATCATCCGGCCTATTTCTTCTCCATATTTTATGACCGGATCACCTTTTTTCAGATCCCTGACAAGGACCTTGTGGGCAAATTCAACATCTTCAAGCAACTCTACTTTCCCGTTGACTGTCTCTATGTAATCCCCCTTCCTGCCATCCTCAAGAAGCATAGCTACCGAATCCTCCGGAGTTATCATTATATTTTTTCTAAACATCATAACTTCTCATTATCGATGTAATACCAAGCTTTTTTGTGAGACGATCCAGAAGATAGTCTATTTCAGACATGCTCGCATCGCTGAGTGGAATAAAGGGAGCGCGCTGTGTATCAGACGTAAAAATGCCCCTTCTCTTAAGGACATATTTTCTGATGCCTACGCCGATTTTCGGCTGCGCCTCATACCGAAGATATGGCAGATGTGCGTCATACAGGTCATGCATTTCATCTTTCTTTCCGGATCTTGATAGTCTTACAGCTTCAACCAGCATTTCAGGGAAAGCATAGCCGGTCATCGCGCCGTTTACGCCATTGTCGCATTCAAAGTCAAGAAAAAGACCGCTGTTCCCTATGACGATGGGAACTCTGCGCATGCTGCCTTCATCCATCCACCTGTGAAGAGTGCGTATCTTTTCAAGTCCGGGCCAGTCTTCATGTTTAAGTCCTGCGCAGTTCTGATTCATATTTACTATCTCTTTTATTACATGATTACTGAAAATGACCTGAAGAACAAGAGGATAGTCCTGAATGATAAAAGGTGTCTCAGGGCCTAATATACTTGCAGCGGTGTTGTAATATCCGATAATCTGATCGTCTGTCCTCAGATTTGACGGCGGGCCCAGAAGAACAGCACATGCCCCGGCCTTCATGGCGCTGTCAGCAAGATATTTCATTGATGCAAAACCCGGTGAATTGACCCCGACAATAAGGTCGAGCCCGTTACAGTTTTTCGCGTAGGCGTTTATGACCTGTACCGCTTCTTCGGCATTCATTTTACTGGCCTCGCCAAGGACCCCTAGAATTGTTACCCCTTTGGCACCTACTTCTTTGTAAAATGAAACAAGGCGTGAAATAGAATCAAAGTCAATGTCGCCGTTTGTAAGAAATGGTGTCGGTGCGATAGGGTACACACCGTATGTGTCTGTAGTTAACATTATTCTGACCCTGCCTCCAGATACTCTACTTTTTGATTTTTTTGTCTATAACAGGATTTACGAGCGGTTCAAAACCGGTTATGCGGCATTCGATGGTATCGCCATGCACGATTTGAACAGCCCTCGGCGTCCCAGTGGAAAGGATGTCACCCGGCTGCCACTTGAATACCTTTGAGTGAAACGCCACCAGAAAATCCGGCGGAAAGGTCATATTTGAAACTGTGTTTTCAGCGTAAACTTCGCCGTTATGCACCGTCTGAACCTTTAACCCTGACAGGTCCTTGATTTCATCGGCCGTGACAAGCTGAGGGCCAAAACTGAAAAACGTCTCGAAACTTTTGACGTGAGTGAGATACCGCGGGTTCAGGCGAAGGATATCTTCTGCCGTCATGTCGATTATCGTCGTGAAACCGGCAATATATCCCAGCCAGTCTTTTGCCTCAATATTTTCGCATTCCTTGCCAATTATTATGCCCAGCTCGGCTTCTCCGGTCGTTTTTTGAGACTGAAGCGGAATTTTTACATTGTCTCCATATCCCACTATTGATGTTTCCGGTTTAAAGAAACTTGCCGGAATGCCCTGAGGTGTTTTTTCTGCAAGATCTCCAGCGTGGTCTGCATAGTTCAGCCCTATGCCGAATATTTTTTTCGGATGCCGGTAAAGAGGGGCATATACCACCTTCTCAAATGGAATGACCGCAGATGTCATTTTCTCAAGTTCGCATTTCCCCTCTGCACGATACCACTTATTCAGCTCATGCAGCTGCTGTTCCCTGATAACCGAAAGCAGGTCCGTCGCCAGATTGAACCTTTTTTCTTTGTTCAGCGCATCAAGCGTAATTACTCCGTTTGATACCAGAACAGCCCCAAGTTCTTTGCCATTCTGTCTGATCGTTGCAAGTCTCAAGTCGTTTACCTCCTAAGCGCTATGTTATTATGAAAAAACAGCCGCAGACAGATAAATCGTATCTCGGCGGAGGTCTTTTCTAAGCCGCTATATTGCCTTTACCATGCCGCCGTCGACAAGTACCGACTGACCCGTGATAAAGGTATTAGCCGCCGAGCAGAGGAA is a window from the Synergistaceae bacterium genome containing:
- a CDS encoding UxaA family hydrolase, coding for MFRKNIMITPEDSVAMLLEDGRKGDYIETVNGKVELLEDVEFAHKVLVRDLKKGDPVIKYGEEIGRMMKDAPKGTWIHNHNMSCLRGTR
- a CDS encoding fumarylacetoacetate hydrolase family protein — its product is MRLATIRQNGKELGAVLVSNGVITLDALNKEKRFNLATDLLSVIREQQLHELNKWYRAEGKCELEKMTSAVIPFEKVVYAPLYRHPKKIFGIGLNYADHAGDLAEKTPQGIPASFFKPETSIVGYGDNVKIPLQSQKTTGEAELGIIIGKECENIEAKDWLGYIAGFTTIIDMTAEDILRLNPRYLTHVKSFETFFSFGPQLVTADEIKDLSGLKVQTVHNGEVYAENTVSNMTFPPDFLVAFHSKVFKWQPGDILSTGTPRAVQIVHGDTIECRITGFEPLVNPVIDKKIKK
- a CDS encoding UxaA family hydrolase, which gives rise to MVSTFNGYRRADGSVGIRNYLAVIPSVFCANRTVERIAAQLPGAVAMRHPVGCSQVGFDLELTGRTLKAMGTHPNVGAVLVIGLGCERFDPRELYDAVKASGKPVELFVIQEEGGVANTVRRAVEAGIKLAGQLKEVKREPCDIAELIIGTKCGGTDATSGLAANPAVGEMSDILIANGGSTIFSECNELLGTEDILAKRAVNKEVADKVYDAIYEIEDVMRSGLDSSLGANRNQLISPGNFDGGVSSIVEKALGGVHKSGTSPLVDVLDYAIRPEKGRKGLFLMKYESHDAEVVTGMVGCGAQLVAFTTGRGTPTGHPIAPVIKVTGNAKTYASMEEDFDFDASGIISNGESVKDAGKRLFELVIKVANGEETAAEKMGGDELFCIARRHGYKRKTKEDIAAVSCGCNK
- a CDS encoding dihydrodipicolinate synthase family protein produces the protein MLTTDTYGVYPIAPTPFLTNGDIDFDSISRLVSFYKEVGAKGVTILGVLGEASKMNAEEAVQVINAYAKNCNGLDLIVGVNSPGFASMKYLADSAMKAGACAVLLGPPSNLRTDDQIIGYYNTAASILGPETPFIIQDYPLVLQVIFSNHVIKEIVNMNQNCAGLKHEDWPGLEKIRTLHRWMDEGSMRRVPIVIGNSGLFLDFECDNGVNGAMTGYAFPEMLVEAVRLSRSGKKDEMHDLYDAHLPYLRYEAQPKIGVGIRKYVLKRRGIFTSDTQRAPFIPLSDASMSEIDYLLDRLTKKLGITSIMRSYDV